A region of uncultured Anaeromusa sp. DNA encodes the following proteins:
- the ftsZ gene encoding cell division protein FtsZ translates to MIGFDETMLNFAKIKVAGVGGGGSNAVNRMMDMGLSADFIVMNTDAQAVQASPANQRLQLGDKVTKGLGAGANPGVGEQAALESRADILKALDGADMVFVTAGMGGGTGTGAAPIVAQCAREVGALTVGVVTYPFSFEGKRRMVKAEQGVAKLREHVDTLITISNDRLLKIASRQTSLLDAFCMADDVLKQGVHSIAGLISKPAMINLDFADVQSVMSSSGQAFMGIGMGKGEDRAMDAMQKAMHSPLLGISVEGARAVLVNVTGSQDMSLLEVNEAVGILTDAVDEDANIIFGADIDETMGDDVRITIIATRFGAETAPKTAAPEAAKTDFNLSGMEIPQFMRRG, encoded by the coding sequence ATGATCGGTTTTGACGAAACAATGCTGAACTTCGCGAAGATAAAGGTGGCTGGCGTCGGAGGCGGCGGCAGTAACGCAGTTAACCGCATGATGGATATGGGGTTGTCTGCTGATTTTATTGTGATGAATACCGATGCTCAGGCTGTACAGGCTTCACCCGCCAATCAGCGATTGCAGCTTGGTGATAAGGTGACTAAAGGGCTTGGAGCGGGCGCTAATCCGGGTGTTGGAGAACAAGCTGCGTTAGAAAGTAGGGCGGATATTCTTAAAGCCCTGGATGGAGCAGACATGGTTTTTGTTACGGCCGGCATGGGCGGCGGTACTGGAACCGGGGCAGCGCCGATTGTTGCGCAGTGCGCCAGAGAAGTGGGCGCATTGACGGTAGGCGTTGTAACCTATCCATTTTCTTTTGAAGGTAAACGGCGTATGGTTAAAGCGGAGCAAGGCGTAGCTAAGCTTCGTGAACATGTTGATACATTGATTACCATTTCCAATGACAGACTGTTGAAAATTGCTTCGCGCCAAACCAGTTTACTGGATGCGTTCTGCATGGCGGATGACGTTTTGAAGCAAGGTGTGCACAGCATTGCGGGTTTGATCTCTAAACCGGCTATGATCAATTTGGACTTTGCCGACGTGCAATCGGTCATGTCTTCTTCCGGCCAGGCGTTTATGGGCATCGGTATGGGAAAGGGCGAAGATCGAGCGATGGACGCCATGCAAAAAGCGATGCATAGCCCGCTACTGGGGATTTCCGTCGAGGGCGCACGGGCGGTATTGGTTAATGTGACTGGCAGCCAAGATATGAGTTTGCTCGAAGTGAATGAAGCTGTAGGAATATTGACTGATGCGGTAGACGAAGACGCTAATATCATTTTTGGCGCTGATATTGATGAGACGATGGGCGATGACGTGCGTATTACGATTATTGCCACTCGTTTTGGCGCAGAGACCGCTCCAAAGACGGCGGCGCCGGAGGCCGCCAAAACAGATTTTAACTTATCCGGCATGGAGATCCCGCAATTTATGCGACGTGGTTAA
- a CDS encoding aminodeoxychorismate/anthranilate synthase component II, with translation MWTLIDNYDSFTYNLYQALCKLGAEVRVVRNDVMTAAQAGEGSEGIILSPGPGTPADAGICAEAVRLFAGKVPILGVCLGHQTIGEVFGAKVVRAPQPIHGKVSKIRHNGQGMFVGMPQGLEVGRYHSLVLEASSIPDCLEVTATAEDGLIMAVQHKSYAVTGIQFHPESILTPQGELLLQKFLESHGTLRNEAAGKEQQVG, from the coding sequence ATGTGGACGCTGATTGATAACTATGATTCCTTTACGTACAATCTGTATCAGGCACTGTGCAAATTGGGTGCTGAGGTGCGGGTAGTACGCAATGATGTAATGACGGCCGCGCAGGCTGGCGAAGGTAGTGAAGGAATTATTCTTTCGCCTGGTCCGGGAACACCGGCGGATGCCGGTATCTGCGCTGAGGCGGTACGGCTTTTTGCAGGCAAAGTGCCGATTTTAGGTGTATGCCTGGGGCATCAGACAATAGGAGAGGTGTTTGGCGCTAAAGTAGTGCGAGCGCCGCAACCCATTCACGGCAAGGTCAGTAAAATTCGGCATAACGGCCAAGGAATGTTTGTCGGCATGCCCCAGGGGCTAGAAGTAGGACGCTACCATTCCTTAGTGCTGGAAGCGTCATCCATACCAGACTGCTTGGAGGTAACGGCCACGGCGGAAGATGGGCTGATCATGGCGGTGCAGCATAAGAGCTATGCAGTTACCGGCATTCAGTTTCATCCGGAATCTATTTTGACGCCCCAGGGGGAACTCTTGCTGCAAAAATTTTTAGAAAGTCATGGTACCTTACGGAATGAAGCTGCCGGAAAAGAGCAGCAAGTAGGATAA
- a CDS encoding phosphoribosylanthranilate isomerase produces the protein MKIKICGLRRPEEADVVRACGGDYVGAVFASSPRQVDVLQAQAVFAAAGTVGRVGVFQNAPLAQVQEIAQACRLDLIQLHGEESEAYAHAVGRPVLRSIPVTPGRAVPKELLQRSGYAGLLLDTKLPGQNGGTGKTFDWAELQALRREAMSPLWTAGGLTTANVAEAIRLLRPDGVDVSGGVERSRGVKDCAAIAAFIAAARQAEEEYLAKPYCGE, from the coding sequence ATGAAGATTAAAATCTGCGGCTTGCGTCGTCCGGAAGAAGCAGACGTGGTTCGCGCTTGCGGCGGTGATTACGTTGGTGCTGTATTTGCGTCAAGCCCTCGGCAGGTAGACGTTTTGCAAGCGCAGGCCGTTTTTGCGGCAGCTGGAACCGTGGGGCGAGTCGGGGTTTTTCAAAACGCACCGTTAGCGCAGGTGCAAGAGATTGCGCAGGCTTGCAGGCTGGATTTGATTCAACTGCACGGCGAAGAAAGTGAAGCCTATGCGCACGCTGTGGGGCGGCCGGTACTGCGCAGCATTCCTGTAACTCCTGGCAGAGCGGTGCCCAAGGAATTGCTGCAGCGCAGCGGCTATGCCGGACTGTTGCTAGATACGAAATTGCCGGGGCAGAACGGCGGCACGGGAAAAACATTTGACTGGGCAGAGCTGCAGGCTTTACGACGAGAAGCTATGTCGCCGCTCTGGACGGCTGGCGGCTTGACCACGGCGAATGTGGCGGAGGCTATTCGACTGTTGCGGCCGGACGGTGTGGATGTGTCCGGCGGCGTGGAACGCAGCCGGGGAGTAAAGGATTGCGCGGCCATAGCGGCTTTTATTGCTGCGGCGCGTCAAGCGGAGGAGGAGTATCTTGCTAAACCATATTGTGGAGAATAA
- a CDS encoding ATP-binding cassette domain-containing protein gives MISTSNIELQFGKRVLFKDVSVKFTPGNCYGLIGANGAGKSTFLKVLSGEVDPSKGEVIITPGDRLAVLKQNHYEFDEFPVLQTVIMGHSRLYAIMEEKDALYAKPEFSDEDGMRVSELECEFAELNGWDADTEAARLLNGLGISEDLHEKLMSELDGAEKVRVLLAQALFGNPDILLLDEPTNHLDIESINWLENFLYDFPNTVIVVSHDRHFLNQVCTHIADLDFEGLQLYVGNYDFWLESSQLALQLAKDANKKKEDKMKDLQTFIQRFSANASKSKQATSRKKQLEKLTLDDIKPSSRRYPYIAFKPDREAGAQLLSVEGISVTIDGEKVLNDVSFLVAKGDKIAFVGPDSIAKTTLFRVLAGELEPDQGEFKWGVTTTQAYFPKDNSAYFDDITLNLVDWLRQFSRDQDETFIRGFLGRMLFSGEESQKEANVLSGGEKVRCMLSRMMVSGSNVLLLDEPTNHLDLETITSLNSGLTQFEGTMLFTSHDHQFVETIANRIIEITPNGVIDRRMSYDEYLQDGEVKKQRAAFYPKA, from the coding sequence ATGATCAGTACGAGTAATATTGAATTGCAATTCGGCAAACGCGTTCTTTTTAAGGACGTCTCTGTCAAGTTTACCCCAGGCAACTGTTATGGTCTCATCGGAGCCAATGGCGCCGGCAAATCTACCTTCCTCAAAGTATTGTCCGGTGAGGTCGATCCCTCTAAAGGCGAAGTTATTATCACCCCAGGCGATCGTCTGGCCGTGCTCAAACAGAATCATTACGAATTCGATGAGTTCCCGGTTCTGCAGACCGTCATCATGGGGCATAGCCGTTTGTACGCCATTATGGAAGAAAAAGATGCGTTATATGCGAAACCGGAATTTTCCGATGAAGACGGCATGCGCGTATCCGAGCTGGAATGCGAATTTGCCGAATTAAATGGCTGGGACGCAGACACTGAAGCCGCTCGTCTTCTCAACGGCCTCGGCATCAGCGAAGATTTGCATGAAAAGCTCATGTCCGAACTAGACGGCGCGGAAAAAGTACGGGTCCTCCTGGCGCAGGCGCTCTTCGGCAACCCTGACATTCTGCTCCTGGACGAGCCTACCAACCATTTGGACATTGAGTCCATCAACTGGCTTGAAAACTTCCTTTATGATTTCCCTAACACAGTCATTGTAGTTTCCCATGATCGTCATTTTCTCAATCAAGTCTGCACGCATATTGCTGATTTGGACTTCGAAGGTCTTCAACTTTACGTAGGCAACTACGATTTCTGGCTGGAATCCAGTCAATTGGCTCTGCAGCTGGCCAAAGACGCCAACAAGAAAAAAGAAGACAAAATGAAGGACCTGCAAACTTTCATCCAGCGCTTCAGCGCTAATGCTTCTAAATCAAAGCAGGCTACTTCGCGAAAAAAACAGCTGGAAAAGCTGACTTTAGATGACATCAAGCCGTCCTCGCGGCGCTACCCCTACATCGCCTTTAAGCCGGACCGTGAAGCCGGAGCCCAGCTTCTGTCTGTTGAAGGTATCAGCGTTACTATTGATGGTGAAAAGGTGCTGAACGATGTATCCTTCTTGGTTGCCAAGGGTGATAAAATCGCTTTTGTCGGCCCCGATTCCATTGCTAAAACCACGCTGTTCCGCGTTCTTGCAGGTGAGCTGGAACCGGATCAAGGTGAATTCAAGTGGGGCGTCACCACGACTCAGGCATATTTCCCGAAAGATAATTCCGCCTACTTCGACGACATCACCCTCAACTTGGTAGACTGGCTGCGCCAATTCTCCCGCGACCAGGATGAAACCTTCATCCGCGGCTTCTTGGGACGTATGCTTTTCTCTGGCGAAGAAAGCCAAAAAGAAGCCAACGTTCTCTCTGGTGGCGAAAAAGTCCGCTGCATGCTTTCCCGCATGATGGTCAGCGGCTCCAATGTCCTCCTTTTGGACGAACCTACCAACCATCTTGATCTAGAAACGATCACCTCTTTAAATAGCGGTTTGACGCAGTTTGAAGGCACCATGCTCTTCACCTCGCATGACCATCAATTCGTCGAAACCATTGCTAACCGCATTATCGAAATCACCCCTAACGGCGTCATTGACCGCCGCATGAGCTATGACGAATACCTCCAAGACGGCGAAGTAAAAAAGCAACGCGCCGCTTTCTATCCTAAAGCATAA
- the trpC gene encoding indole-3-glycerol phosphate synthase TrpC — MLNHIVENKRLVVAEAKRKRPLRREDIKTKGGFRLRQAIAERAWSLIAECKLASPAKGRLTTRHSVVELAKIYEKNGAAALSVHTDAHFLGRLEDLAAVKAATSLPVLRKEFIVDEYQLYETALAGADGVLLIAAVLQAEELKRYQEIAEDLGLDCLVEVHSLAELPAALAAQAPLLGINNRDLTTFRTDVEHTFQLLPQCEGRLVISESGIKNGADARRLRQAGVRGVLAGEGLVVADDVAAMTREMALVE; from the coding sequence TTGCTAAACCATATTGTGGAGAATAAACGCCTGGTGGTGGCCGAAGCAAAACGTAAACGGCCTTTGCGGCGTGAGGATATAAAGACAAAAGGCGGTTTTCGTTTGCGTCAGGCGATTGCGGAGCGTGCTTGGTCGCTGATTGCTGAGTGCAAGCTGGCTTCGCCGGCTAAGGGACGGTTGACGACACGCCATAGTGTAGTGGAATTGGCGAAGATATATGAAAAAAACGGAGCGGCGGCTCTTTCGGTGCATACAGATGCGCATTTTTTAGGCCGATTGGAGGACCTTGCGGCAGTCAAGGCTGCCACTTCGCTGCCGGTGTTACGCAAAGAATTTATTGTTGATGAGTATCAATTATACGAAACAGCGCTGGCTGGGGCGGACGGTGTGCTTTTGATTGCGGCGGTGTTGCAAGCGGAGGAATTAAAACGGTATCAAGAGATTGCTGAAGACTTGGGACTGGATTGCTTGGTAGAAGTGCACAGCTTGGCAGAACTGCCGGCGGCTTTGGCGGCGCAGGCGCCTCTTTTGGGTATTAATAATCGCGATTTGACAACCTTTCGCACGGATGTGGAGCATACCTTTCAACTGTTGCCGCAGTGTGAAGGACGGTTAGTTATTAGCGAAAGCGGCATTAAAAACGGCGCGGATGCCAGACGCTTGCGCCAGGCTGGTGTAAGAGGGGTTTTGGCGGGCGAAGGGTTAGTAGTGGCAGATGATGTGGCGGCTATGACCCGTGAAATGGCTTTAGTGGAGTAA
- a CDS encoding anthranilate synthase component I family protein has translation MNKMMNEAEFCELAGQYDYVPVHVLLPGDRETPISLYEKLVGDGQGFLLESAEANRTFGRYSFLGFHPEWRLTSRAKETVLETQQGEEILALPPLEALREVLGRCRVPDIAGLPPLRGGFVGYLAFEGVTTWERVRGMNVPDDMVLLEAFFCRDMAVLDHLTHSVALITWSRGGNELTEAYEQACSRLETMQEALNAPGKELQQSLPGRALTREAKAETFLEGVRKVKEHIVAGDTFQTVLSLPFHRPQRCHSFQLYRRLRRVNPSPYMFYLQFGSKQLVGASPEMLVRVEDDIVRTYPIAGTRRRGADRREDAALEAELVADPKERAEHAMLVDLGRNDLGRVSTPGTVEVTRLMQVEYFSHVMHMVSEVQGKLAADKDAIAALQACFPAGTVSGAPKVRAMEIIAELEEEPRGVYAGAVGYFDFRGSMDTCIAIRTMVVEDGIVTVRAGAGLVADSTPEGELEEVRHKAEALLRVLREVERDVDAD, from the coding sequence ATGAACAAGATGATGAACGAGGCGGAGTTTTGCGAGCTGGCTGGGCAATATGATTACGTGCCTGTACATGTACTGCTGCCTGGAGATCGAGAAACACCGATATCTTTATATGAAAAACTGGTTGGCGACGGCCAAGGCTTCTTGCTGGAAAGCGCTGAGGCCAACCGTACCTTTGGTCGGTATTCTTTTTTAGGGTTTCACCCTGAATGGCGCCTGACCAGCCGAGCTAAGGAAACCGTGCTGGAGACACAGCAAGGAGAGGAGATACTTGCCTTGCCGCCGCTGGAGGCGTTGCGCGAAGTGCTGGGGCGCTGCCGCGTGCCTGATATTGCGGGACTTCCTCCGTTGCGGGGCGGCTTTGTCGGCTACCTGGCCTTTGAGGGGGTAACGACTTGGGAGCGAGTACGGGGCATGAACGTGCCAGATGACATGGTGCTGCTGGAAGCCTTTTTCTGTCGGGACATGGCTGTATTGGATCATTTGACTCATTCGGTGGCCCTGATTACCTGGAGCCGCGGCGGCAACGAATTGACGGAAGCTTATGAACAGGCTTGCTCGCGCTTGGAGACCATGCAGGAGGCGCTGAATGCGCCTGGAAAAGAGCTGCAGCAGTCGCTGCCAGGCAGAGCGCTGACACGCGAAGCCAAAGCGGAAACTTTCCTCGAGGGCGTGCGCAAGGTCAAAGAACATATTGTCGCTGGCGACACGTTTCAGACCGTATTGTCATTGCCCTTTCACAGGCCGCAGCGTTGTCATTCCTTCCAACTGTATCGTCGGTTGCGGCGGGTAAATCCTTCGCCGTACATGTTTTATCTGCAATTTGGCAGCAAACAGCTTGTGGGCGCTTCACCGGAAATGCTGGTCCGAGTGGAAGATGATATAGTGCGGACCTATCCGATTGCGGGCACAAGACGCCGTGGCGCAGACCGCAGGGAAGATGCGGCTCTGGAGGCAGAACTTGTGGCTGACCCCAAAGAACGGGCAGAACACGCCATGCTCGTCGATTTAGGACGCAATGATCTAGGGCGCGTAAGCACGCCAGGAACGGTAGAAGTGACCAGGTTGATGCAAGTGGAGTATTTTTCCCATGTCATGCATATGGTGTCGGAAGTGCAAGGCAAGCTGGCGGCGGATAAAGACGCCATTGCGGCTTTGCAGGCTTGTTTTCCTGCCGGTACGGTCAGTGGCGCGCCGAAGGTGCGGGCCATGGAAATCATTGCTGAGCTGGAAGAAGAGCCGCGAGGCGTTTACGCCGGAGCGGTAGGGTATTTTGATTTCCGAGGCTCCATGGATACTTGCATTGCCATTCGCACCATGGTGGTGGAGGACGGCATTGTAACGGTGCGGGCTGGAGCTGGCCTTGTGGCCGACTCGACGCCGGAAGGCGAGCTGGAAGAAGTGCGGCACAAGGCGGAAGCCTTGCTGCGGGTGTTAAGGGAGGTAGAGCGCGATGTGGACGCTGATTGA
- the sfsA gene encoding DNA/RNA nuclease SfsA has protein sequence MNSLSFFSPTKQGVFLRRPNRFVAECLLEGKTVRAHMPNPGRMRELLFPGVNMWLVEGNEAKRTTAYSVVAVERDNQPVVLETLASNRIARELLARRAVPGWEEWQVAAAEVREGSHRFDFLLKNSSGAEMLLEVKSCTLFGETGAMFPDAVTARGSSHVRTLTELAQNGRRCGVLFIVHAEQAKWFLPEYHTDPVFAAALAAARPYVDIRAMGISWETGFSLGEARRLDIPWYVYEQEGADGGVYMAFLEVLADCRLQIGSLGEREFPAGHYVYVGSAAKGLEARVARHGRLRKKMHWHFDYLRQAAVWKGALPIRTQEKLECSLAKAVRELAAGAIAGFGASDCHCGSHLFYFTQEPQRQKNFQDMFQWFRIDRLQGIIKK, from the coding sequence ATGAATTCACTTTCTTTTTTTTCACCGACTAAGCAAGGCGTATTTTTGCGTCGTCCCAACCGATTTGTAGCGGAATGTTTGCTGGAGGGCAAGACGGTGCGAGCGCATATGCCCAACCCGGGGCGCATGCGGGAATTGCTGTTTCCCGGCGTAAACATGTGGTTGGTAGAAGGAAACGAAGCGAAACGTACTACCGCCTATTCGGTAGTGGCGGTGGAAAGGGATAATCAGCCAGTGGTTTTGGAGACGCTGGCATCCAATCGGATTGCGCGGGAATTGTTGGCGCGTCGGGCTGTTCCCGGTTGGGAAGAATGGCAAGTGGCAGCGGCGGAAGTCCGGGAAGGATCTCATCGTTTTGATTTTTTGCTAAAGAACAGCAGCGGCGCAGAAATGCTGTTGGAAGTGAAATCCTGCACTCTTTTTGGAGAAACTGGAGCCATGTTTCCTGATGCGGTGACGGCCCGAGGCAGCAGTCATGTGCGGACGTTGACAGAGTTGGCTCAAAATGGGCGGCGCTGCGGGGTGCTGTTTATCGTCCATGCCGAGCAAGCTAAGTGGTTTTTGCCGGAATACCACACCGATCCTGTTTTTGCTGCTGCCTTGGCGGCAGCAAGACCATATGTGGATATTCGTGCTATGGGTATTTCATGGGAGACTGGTTTTTCGCTAGGTGAGGCAAGAAGGTTGGATATTCCTTGGTATGTGTATGAACAGGAAGGTGCTGATGGCGGCGTATATATGGCTTTTCTTGAGGTGCTTGCCGATTGCAGGCTACAGATTGGCTCGTTGGGAGAACGTGAGTTTCCGGCAGGCCATTATGTTTATGTCGGTTCTGCGGCGAAAGGCTTAGAGGCTCGCGTTGCCAGACACGGGCGGTTGCGCAAAAAGATGCATTGGCATTTTGATTATCTGCGGCAAGCCGCGGTTTGGAAAGGAGCGCTGCCTATTCGCACCCAAGAAAAGCTGGAATGTTCTTTAGCCAAAGCAGTGCGTGAGCTGGCGGCAGGAGCGATTGCCGGCTTTGGCGCATCAGACTGTCATTGCGGCAGCCATTTGTTCTATTTTACGCAAGAACCACAGCGCCAAAAAAACTTTCAAGATATGTTTCAGTGGTTTCGTATAGATCGGCTGCAAGGTATTATTAAAAAATGA
- the aroF gene encoding 3-deoxy-7-phosphoheptulonate synthase codes for MLTQRKAGQQTTIVRVGKARIGGAQPAVMAGPCAVESREQLLAAARLVKAGGAQMLRGGAFKPRTSPYAFQGLEEQGLQLLAEAREETGLAVVTEVMEAAAVSLVASYADMLQVGARNMQNFALLKALGKAGKPVLLKRGLSATIEEWLCAAEYILEAGNNQVVLCERGIRTFETHTRNTLDLGAVAAVKGLSHLPVIVDPSHGTGRRELVHPMTLAALAAGADGALIEVHPCPEEALCDGPQSLPPMEYLELMDDVRFFGRLHKRNRRGLEKAV; via the coding sequence ATGTTGACGCAAAGAAAAGCAGGACAACAAACAACCATCGTGCGCGTAGGAAAGGCACGGATTGGCGGTGCTCAGCCAGCCGTTATGGCAGGGCCTTGCGCCGTGGAATCTAGAGAGCAGTTACTGGCTGCGGCTCGACTGGTTAAGGCTGGCGGCGCACAGATGCTGCGTGGCGGTGCGTTTAAGCCGCGGACATCTCCGTACGCTTTTCAGGGATTAGAAGAACAAGGCCTGCAGCTATTGGCTGAAGCCCGAGAAGAAACGGGGTTGGCGGTAGTTACAGAAGTTATGGAGGCGGCGGCAGTGTCGTTGGTGGCTTCCTATGCGGACATGCTGCAGGTGGGGGCGCGCAATATGCAGAACTTTGCCCTCTTAAAGGCGCTGGGTAAAGCCGGTAAGCCGGTATTGCTGAAGAGGGGACTGTCGGCAACTATTGAAGAATGGCTTTGTGCAGCAGAGTATATTTTAGAAGCCGGGAATAATCAGGTCGTGCTTTGCGAACGAGGCATCCGCACCTTTGAGACGCACACGCGCAATACGCTGGACCTGGGAGCGGTGGCGGCCGTTAAAGGCTTGAGTCATCTGCCGGTGATTGTCGACCCCAGCCACGGTACCGGACGGCGGGAACTTGTCCACCCCATGACGCTGGCAGCGTTGGCGGCTGGAGCGGATGGCGCGCTGATTGAAGTGCATCCTTGTCCAGAAGAGGCGCTGTGCGACGGACCACAGTCCTTGCCGCCCATGGAGTATTTGGAATTGATGGATGATGTTCGCTTTTTCGGCAGGCTGCATAAACGCAACCGCCGCGGGTTGGAGAAAGCAGTATAA
- a CDS encoding VTT domain-containing protein, which produces MSEWIAALQEWGIWGLVLASFTEAFCSPILPDVVLIPLALAQPEQALFYGFVATASSVAGGFVGYFLGKRLGVKAARRLLPESQLQKLKEGVEGNALWAVLLAVMSPFPYKCITIAAGAVGMRLSVFMAISVLGRTKRFFLEALLIYWYGPQAVEWLRQYGDEMLWGSVALTVLAGLVWYGHRRWRRRRALAAKGALE; this is translated from the coding sequence ATGAGTGAATGGATTGCAGCTCTGCAGGAGTGGGGCATTTGGGGACTAGTGTTGGCTTCGTTTACCGAAGCGTTTTGTTCGCCGATTTTACCGGACGTAGTGTTGATCCCCTTAGCGCTAGCGCAGCCGGAGCAGGCGCTTTTTTATGGCTTTGTCGCTACGGCATCTTCTGTGGCGGGTGGCTTTGTGGGCTATTTCCTGGGAAAACGTTTAGGCGTAAAGGCGGCAAGAAGACTGCTGCCGGAGAGCCAACTGCAGAAATTGAAGGAAGGCGTTGAAGGGAACGCGCTTTGGGCAGTTTTGCTGGCGGTAATGTCTCCGTTTCCCTATAAATGCATTACCATTGCAGCAGGCGCGGTGGGAATGCGTTTGTCTGTTTTTATGGCTATTTCCGTGTTGGGGCGGACGAAGCGTTTCTTCTTGGAAGCGCTGCTCATTTACTGGTATGGACCGCAAGCGGTAGAGTGGCTGCGCCAGTATGGGGATGAAATGCTATGGGGTTCAGTTGCGCTAACTGTTTTGGCGGGACTTGTCTGGTATGGGCATCGGCGTTGGCGGAGACGCAGGGCTCTGGCTGCCAAAGGAGCGCTGGAATAG
- the trpD gene encoding anthranilate phosphoribosyltransferase translates to MFKELLQRVVAGEDLNRQQAQEAMRAIMSGEVGETALAAFLTALRMKQETPEEVAGFAAAMRQLAQPLQVDGGLLDTCGTGGDGAGTFNISTTVAFVLAGAGVKVAKHGNRGVSSKSGSADVLQALGVEVELIPAGVAQCIQETGIGFLFAPQFHLAMRHAAKTRRELGFRTVFNLLGPLTNPAGAEYQLLGVYQRSLTRVVGEALATLGAKRAMVVHSLDGLDELSTAAPNQVTEVVAGKVKSYLLDAADLGFSPAKIENYSGGTPVENAAITEAILGGEKGPKQDVVLLNAAAALLVAGKAETLQEGVLLGRRSLESGAALAKLEELRRVSQRVKGLSA, encoded by the coding sequence ATGTTTAAGGAATTGTTGCAACGCGTAGTAGCCGGAGAAGACTTGAATCGTCAACAAGCGCAGGAAGCCATGCGGGCTATCATGAGCGGCGAAGTGGGAGAAACGGCGTTGGCTGCTTTTCTGACGGCTTTGCGCATGAAACAGGAAACGCCGGAAGAAGTAGCTGGCTTTGCAGCGGCTATGCGGCAATTGGCACAGCCGTTGCAAGTTGACGGCGGCTTGCTGGATACTTGCGGTACCGGCGGAGATGGAGCAGGAACTTTCAATATATCGACGACGGTGGCCTTTGTTTTGGCTGGGGCTGGCGTAAAAGTAGCTAAACATGGCAATCGCGGTGTTTCCAGTAAGAGTGGCAGTGCCGATGTGCTGCAGGCGTTGGGTGTGGAAGTGGAATTGATTCCGGCTGGAGTGGCTCAGTGCATTCAAGAAACCGGCATTGGCTTTTTGTTTGCGCCGCAATTCCATTTGGCCATGCGCCATGCGGCCAAAACGAGGCGGGAGCTTGGTTTTCGCACGGTCTTTAATCTACTGGGGCCCTTGACCAATCCTGCCGGAGCGGAATACCAACTACTGGGTGTCTACCAGCGTTCGCTGACTCGGGTGGTGGGCGAAGCGTTGGCGACGTTGGGGGCTAAGCGCGCGATGGTGGTGCATAGCTTAGATGGGTTGGACGAACTTTCGACAGCGGCGCCGAATCAAGTGACCGAAGTAGTGGCTGGTAAAGTAAAATCGTATTTACTGGATGCGGCGGATTTAGGATTTTCTCCGGCCAAGATCGAAAATTACAGCGGTGGCACGCCGGTGGAAAACGCGGCCATTACGGAAGCTATACTAGGTGGCGAAAAAGGGCCGAAGCAGGACGTGGTGCTCTTGAACGCAGCAGCGGCGTTGCTGGTGGCTGGCAAAGCGGAAACCTTACAGGAAGGAGTTTTGCTGGGACGGCGCAGTTTGGAATCGGGTGCCGCCTTGGCTAAACTGGAAGAACTGCGTCGGGTCAGTCAAAGGGTTAAAGGGCTTTCGGCATGA